TCAGGCTCAGCCCGCGCTCGGTGCAGATTTTCAAGAGTTGCGGCGACTCCTCCACCGGTAGGTCGGGAACAATGAGCCCAGCCACCCCGGCCGCCTTCGCGTCGTCGCAGTACTTCTCGACGCCGTGGCGATAGACGATCGCGTAGCTGACCATCGTCACCGCGGGCGCCGCGAGCTTCGGCGTCGTCTCGCCAAGCATCGTCAGGATGTCGCGCAGCTTGATCTTCTTCTCCAGCGCCCGCGTGTAGGACGCTTGAATCACCGGCCCGTCGGCGATCGGATCGCTGTAAGGGATGCCGACCTCGCACATGTGGGCGCCCCGCTTCACCAGTTCCTGCAACACGGCGGAGGTGAACGCCACGTCGGGATCGCCGGCGGTGATGAACGGCATCAGCGCCTTACGGTTTTCGGAGCGGAGCTTGGCGAAGAGTTGGTCGATCGAGGACATATTTTTTAGGAAAGCAGAAGCTTATAGATTCTTACGGTTAGGGATTACCCGAAATCCGGCATGGGTGAAGTCATCGTCGAACGTGAAAACATCGCTTATCCCCAGCCGTTGCATTAGGGAGAAAGAAATGCAATCGGTAAAGCTAGCCTTCACGCCAGCCATGCGTTCAAACC
This sequence is a window from Lacipirellula parvula. Protein-coding genes within it:
- the trpA gene encoding tryptophan synthase subunit alpha produces the protein MSSIDQLFAKLRSENRKALMPFITAGDPDVAFTSAVLQELVKRGAHMCEVGIPYSDPIADGPVIQASYTRALEKKIKLRDILTMLGETTPKLAAPAVTMVSYAIVYRHGVEKYCDDAKAAGVAGLIVPDLPVEESPQLLKICTERGLSLIQLVTPLTPRDRALRICETSTGFVYYVSVAGITGERTQLPPELAENVAWLREQTKLPICIGFGVSQPEHVRLLAPAADGLIVGSAIVRRIATAAERPREEVLKEVGDYVETLIKALPAG